A single genomic interval of Nostoc commune NIES-4072 harbors:
- a CDS encoding response regulator, with product MSTTPIGSYKLFQKLHPLSLLAQLTSRRATGCLNIFTGIVSWSIYLEDGKLTYASYSDKLFERLDSHLRRLSQQIPALNSAARVQMRLMFETKNEHQSIPNADYQAICWLVNQDYITSVQAASLIDELAKEVLESFLCLKEGSYEFSPENSLDELPKFCRLDLRLLVEHCQKQLRNRQNIQSSIPAGGGSQVLSKIQPSQVQPQLQIKLWQKFSLPINFDIAENKKNTQLPVGKKLYTIACIDDSQTVLNSIKHFLDENTFSVVMINDPVKALMQILRSKPDLILLDVEMPSLDGYELCSLLRKHSAFKHTPIIMVTGRTGFIDRAKAKIVRSSGYLTKPFTQSELLKMVFKHLG from the coding sequence ATGAGCACAACTCCTATAGGTAGCTACAAGTTGTTCCAGAAACTACATCCGCTATCTCTGTTGGCACAATTAACCAGTCGGCGTGCTACAGGGTGCTTAAATATATTTACTGGAATAGTTTCTTGGTCAATTTATCTAGAGGACGGTAAACTTACTTATGCCTCCTATTCAGATAAACTGTTTGAGCGGCTTGACAGTCACTTGCGACGCTTAAGCCAGCAAATTCCTGCTCTTAACAGCGCTGCTCGTGTACAGATGCGGCTGATGTTTGAGACGAAGAATGAACACCAATCAATACCAAATGCAGATTACCAAGCTATTTGTTGGTTAGTAAATCAGGATTATATTACTTCTGTACAAGCAGCAAGCCTGATAGACGAATTAGCAAAGGAAGTACTGGAATCATTTCTATGTTTAAAAGAAGGTAGCTATGAATTCAGCCCAGAAAACTCTTTGGATGAATTACCAAAATTCTGTCGCCTAGATTTACGGTTACTTGTTGAACATTGTCAAAAGCAGTTACGAAATCGGCAAAATATCCAGTCATCAATTCCGGCTGGTGGGGGTTCCCAAGTTTTGTCTAAAATACAACCGTCTCAAGTTCAGCCACAACTGCAAATAAAACTTTGGCAAAAGTTCTCGTTACCAATCAATTTTGATATTGCTGAAAATAAGAAAAACACTCAGCTACCTGTTGGGAAGAAACTATATACAATTGCCTGCATTGACGATAGCCAAACAGTTTTAAATTCCATCAAACACTTTTTGGATGAAAACACATTTTCAGTTGTGATGATCAACGATCCTGTGAAGGCTTTAATGCAAATTCTTCGGAGTAAACCCGACCTGATATTGCTAGATGTTGAGATGCCAAGCTTAGATGGCTATGAGCTATGTTCCTTATTACGGAAACATTCAGCTTTTAAACATACGCCTATTATTATGGTGACTGGTAGAACAGGATTTATCGATAGGGCAAAGGCGAAAATAGTTAGATCATCAGGATATTTGACTAAGCCTTTTACACAATCAGAGTTGCTAAAAATGGTTTTCAAACATCTTGGTTAA
- the alr gene encoding alanine racemase, producing MLSRKQIPGVVPNQQCDTYAWFSQRAWVEIDLEALSYNVKQLVQFLSPRTELMAVVKADAYGHGAITVAQTAIESGASWLGVATVPEAIQLREGGIQAPILILGATHTPEQIHAIAHWKLQPTLCSPKQALVFSDILESMNHGSLLPVHIKLDTGMSRLGTNWQQAGEFVQLVQRLPHLSIASIYSHLATADDPDTTAMEEQHRRFEEAIAQIKAMGIEPPCLHLANSAAALTNPALHYDIVRVGLAVYGLYPATHLQNAINLKSVLQLKARVTQVKTIAAGTAVSYGHKFIAPRELCLAVVGIGYADGVPRSLSNKMQVLIRGQRVSQIGTITMDQLMLDVSAIPNIQEGEVVTLLGEQGKEKISADDWAEQLNTISWEILCGFKHRLPRVAVM from the coding sequence ATGTTAAGTCGCAAACAAATCCCTGGTGTAGTTCCCAATCAGCAGTGCGACACCTACGCGTGGTTTTCGCAACGAGCTTGGGTAGAAATTGACTTAGAGGCGTTGTCGTACAATGTAAAGCAATTGGTACAGTTTTTATCGCCGCGTACTGAGTTGATGGCAGTAGTAAAAGCTGATGCTTATGGACATGGAGCGATAACAGTCGCCCAAACTGCAATCGAATCGGGAGCTAGTTGGCTGGGAGTCGCTACAGTTCCAGAAGCGATTCAATTGCGAGAAGGCGGGATTCAAGCGCCCATTTTGATTTTAGGAGCAACTCATACACCAGAGCAGATTCATGCGATCGCACATTGGAAACTTCAGCCCACACTTTGTAGCCCTAAACAAGCTTTGGTATTTTCCGATATCCTAGAATCCATGAATCATGGTTCTCTACTGCCCGTACATATCAAATTAGACACGGGAATGTCTAGGTTGGGAACTAATTGGCAACAAGCTGGTGAATTTGTGCAATTAGTACAGCGCTTACCACATCTATCTATTGCCAGTATTTATTCTCATTTGGCAACAGCAGATGATCCTGATACTACGGCAATGGAAGAACAGCATAGACGATTTGAGGAAGCGATCGCTCAAATCAAAGCAATGGGAATTGAGCCACCCTGCTTGCACTTGGCAAACTCAGCCGCCGCACTGACAAATCCGGCACTGCACTATGACATTGTGCGAGTAGGTTTAGCCGTTTACGGACTCTACCCAGCAACCCATTTACAAAATGCGATCAATCTCAAGTCGGTTTTGCAACTTAAGGCAAGAGTCACCCAAGTTAAAACAATTGCCGCAGGAACAGCTGTTAGTTACGGGCATAAATTTATTGCCCCCCGTGAACTTTGCCTCGCCGTCGTCGGAATTGGCTACGCTGACGGTGTGCCTCGCAGTCTTTCCAACAAAATGCAGGTGTTAATTCGCGGTCAGCGAGTTTCACAAATTGGGACAATTACAATGGATCAGTTGATGCTGGATGTAAGTGCTATACCCAATATCCAAGAAGGGGAAGTAGTCACCTTGCTAGGGGAACAGGGAAAAGAAAAAATTTCAGCAGACGATTGGGCAGAACAACTAAACACTATTTCTTGGGAAATTCTCTGTGGGTTTAAGCATCGTCTGCCTCGTGTTGCAGTTATGTAA
- a CDS encoding methyl-accepting chemotaxis protein encodes MFNKTNTNQGSDAQKRASLISSQKINGSVIKLPAKTTSETANNSFLNQAIASFTKLGLAKKATIVAIAIGTIPVLGIGAIAFSFANKSITKEITQSQQTEAIGLSDKVNRFMLGRYGDIQVISSLLFLTSPQASVSITTQDKQAILDGVIEAYKVYDSVAVFNRQGKLIVQSTGEPLDNQKDRTYFQEALQKDTPIISKPEAAKNTGVVSIYIAAPVKELRTGQTIGVVRARMPVKSLEEVIKNYVVNGQQYHLLDASGTVFLSPEKELLGKEAKAEYSNLPKLVAANKVDSFIEVPKTGKKEELVSYVPATKLDGLPDLNWQVLLSTDTAIVFEPQRQLLWIIGIGTAVTALIVAAIASRLAKLTTQPILNATAALAKLGQGKFNTRLEIEREDELGVLSANINQMAEQLQVLVKEQELDVEGAKLLTDITLRIRKTLKTEDIYRAAVKEVQRSLKTDRVIIYSLNQTNGNGVVVAESVTDNWPQMLGVKIDDPYFRERYVETDQYGHVQAIANIHQDQSLKNAVGYIQLLEKFAVKGNLIVPILGEGQLLSLLIAHQCETPRVWQQPEIDLFQQIATQIGYALEQAKLLEEIQSRNVTVIGSGDELHQQETLQQQLLQLLNEVEGAARGDLTVRADVTAGEIGTVADFFNSIVESLRDIVTQVQAAATHVNSAIGSNEGAIRHLAEEALTQAAEINRTLNAVDQMTLSMQGVAESAEKAAFVANHAAYTATKSGHAMDLTVQNILSLRKTVGETAKKVKRLGESSQQISRVVSLINQIAIQTNLLAINAGIEAARAGEEGQGFAVVAEEVGELAVRSAAATQEIEQIVENIQRETSEVVLAMEIGTTQVVEGTRIVEEAKQSLSEILDVSREIDSLVQSISTATASQVETSQSVSQLMKDIAAVSQRTSDSSRQVSESLQQTVEISHQLQETVEAFKVS; translated from the coding sequence ATGTTTAATAAAACCAATACGAATCAAGGTAGTGACGCTCAAAAACGAGCATCATTGATTTCATCCCAAAAAATAAATGGTAGTGTCATAAAGCTACCAGCTAAAACTACTAGTGAAACGGCTAATAATTCTTTCCTAAATCAGGCTATTGCCTCTTTTACAAAATTAGGATTGGCTAAGAAAGCAACTATTGTAGCGATCGCAATCGGTACAATACCAGTATTGGGCATCGGTGCGATCGCTTTTAGCTTTGCCAACAAATCAATTACTAAGGAAATTACCCAGTCTCAACAAACTGAAGCCATTGGCTTAAGTGATAAAGTTAACCGTTTCATGTTGGGGCGCTACGGAGATATTCAGGTAATATCAAGTTTACTTTTTTTGACAAGTCCCCAAGCTAGTGTAAGTATTACCACCCAAGATAAACAAGCAATCCTAGATGGAGTTATTGAAGCCTACAAAGTTTATGACAGCGTTGCTGTTTTTAATCGCCAAGGTAAGTTGATTGTCCAATCCACAGGCGAACCCCTAGACAACCAAAAAGACCGTACCTACTTTCAAGAGGCTTTACAAAAAGATACTCCTATTATCAGTAAACCTGAAGCAGCAAAAAATACTGGTGTAGTGAGTATTTATATAGCTGCACCTGTAAAAGAGCTAAGGACGGGCCAAACCATTGGTGTAGTAAGAGCGCGGATGCCCGTAAAATCTTTAGAAGAAGTCATCAAAAACTACGTAGTCAATGGACAACAATACCATTTGCTCGATGCTTCGGGAACAGTTTTCTTGAGTCCAGAAAAGGAATTATTAGGAAAAGAGGCAAAGGCAGAGTATTCTAATTTACCTAAACTAGTAGCAGCTAATAAGGTAGATAGTTTTATAGAAGTTCCCAAAACTGGCAAAAAAGAAGAACTAGTTAGCTACGTACCAGCTACTAAGTTAGATGGCTTACCAGATTTAAACTGGCAAGTACTTTTATCTACAGACACAGCAATTGTATTTGAGCCGCAAAGACAATTGTTGTGGATTATAGGCATTGGCACAGCAGTTACAGCATTGATTGTAGCTGCGATCGCATCTCGGTTAGCTAAACTTACTACACAGCCAATTTTAAATGCGACTGCGGCATTAGCAAAGCTTGGTCAAGGTAAATTTAATACCCGTCTAGAAATCGAAAGAGAAGACGAGTTAGGGGTATTGAGTGCAAATATCAACCAGATGGCCGAACAATTGCAGGTTTTAGTTAAAGAACAAGAACTGGACGTTGAAGGGGCAAAACTACTAACAGATATTACCCTACGAATTCGGAAAACTCTTAAAACTGAAGATATTTATCGAGCAGCAGTAAAAGAAGTTCAGCGATCGCTAAAAACAGACCGGGTAATCATTTATAGTCTAAATCAAACTAATGGGAATGGCGTTGTCGTTGCTGAATCGGTAACTGATAATTGGCCGCAAATGCTCGGAGTCAAAATTGACGATCCTTATTTTCGGGAACGTTATGTAGAAACCGATCAGTATGGACACGTGCAAGCAATTGCAAACATTCATCAAGACCAAAGCTTGAAAAATGCCGTCGGTTACATCCAACTTTTGGAAAAATTTGCTGTCAAAGGTAATTTGATCGTACCAATTCTTGGCGAAGGACAGCTTTTATCCTTATTAATTGCTCATCAGTGCGAAACTCCTCGTGTTTGGCAACAGCCGGAAATTGACTTGTTTCAACAGATAGCAACTCAAATCGGCTATGCCTTAGAACAAGCCAAGTTATTAGAAGAGATACAATCTAGGAATGTTACAGTAATCGGTTCTGGCGACGAACTGCATCAACAAGAAACACTGCAACAGCAACTTTTACAACTGCTCAATGAAGTAGAAGGTGCAGCCAGAGGCGACTTGACAGTACGTGCAGATGTAACGGCTGGGGAAATAGGCACTGTTGCCGACTTTTTCAACTCCATTGTCGAAAGCCTCCGGGATATTGTTACCCAAGTTCAAGCAGCTGCTACCCACGTTAATAGTGCCATTGGCTCTAACGAAGGAGCCATCCGCCACTTAGCAGAAGAAGCACTCACCCAAGCTGCCGAAATCAACCGCACCCTCAATGCTGTTGACCAAATGACCCTATCTATGCAAGGTGTAGCCGAAAGCGCCGAAAAAGCTGCCTTCGTTGCCAATCATGCGGCTTACACTGCTACTAAGAGTGGACACGCGATGGATTTAACAGTACAAAACATCCTGTCTTTGCGGAAAACTGTGGGTGAAACAGCTAAGAAAGTGAAACGTTTGGGAGAATCTTCGCAACAAATTTCTCGTGTGGTTTCGTTGATTAACCAAATCGCTATTCAAACTAACTTACTAGCCATTAACGCAGGTATTGAAGCAGCGCGTGCGGGTGAAGAAGGTCAAGGTTTTGCCGTAGTGGCTGAAGAAGTCGGCGAACTAGCAGTTAGGAGTGCCGCAGCCACCCAAGAAATTGAACAAATTGTTGAAAATATCCAACGAGAAACCAGTGAAGTGGTACTAGCGATGGAAATAGGCACTACCCAAGTTGTAGAAGGAACTCGAATTGTGGAGGAGGCTAAACAAAGTCTGAGTGAAATTTTGGATGTATCGCGTGAAATTGACTCCTTAGTGCAGTCGATTTCTACTGCAACTGCATCTCAGGTTGAAACATCGCAAAGTGTTAGTCAATTGATGAAAGATATCGCTGCTGTATCACAACGCACTAGCGATTCTTCGCGCCAAGTTTCTGAATCTCTGCAACAAACTGTAGAGATTTCCCATCAGTTACAAGAGACTGTCGAGGCTTTCAAAGTTAGTTAA
- a CDS encoding UPF0175 family protein: protein MYQLTLTIPEETVLALNVKPEQLQGEVLLAAAMKLYELGKLSSGAAANLAGIPKVVFLSQLAKYNISTFKLTEAELIEDLARA, encoded by the coding sequence ATGTACCAACTCACTTTGACTATTCCAGAAGAAACTGTATTGGCTCTCAATGTAAAACCAGAACAGTTACAAGGTGAAGTTCTTCTCGCTGCTGCTATGAAGTTATACGAACTTGGCAAACTCTCTTCAGGAGCAGCAGCTAATTTAGCAGGTATTCCCAAAGTTGTATTCCTTTCACAACTAGCAAAATATAACATCAGCACCTTCAAACTCACTGAGGCTGAACTGATTGAGGATTTAGCTCGTGCCTAA
- a CDS encoding DHH family phosphoesterase, giving the protein MYLNSPITQFESLSSTTEPNPEEPEIEKTPVEVSFKTPSLPPSVGEGAIYLNNRGNSLALQKSEELQRTLLAHRHDRQLVILQDFPDPDALSCAWAYQLIAQQYDIKCEIIYAGALSHQENIALVRLTNLPIQRWTPQTLKTKDLSCYQGFVLIDNQGTTSQLLSAVQQAGIPLIVLVDHHSIQGDLQSEFEDIRPYVRATATIFTQYLQTGLLALDSSINQHVKCATALMHGLRSDTDRLMQAQEEDFMAAAYLSRFYDAQLLNAILQANRSKRVMDVIERSLKNRIVQNNFSIAGVGYLRYEDRDAIPQAADFLVTEENVHTAVVYGIVHDEDEELEIVIGSLRTSKLTLDPDEFIKEAFGQDSAGRFFGGGRTSAGGFEIPMGFLSGSNENSAYAKMKWEVFDAQIKQKLLRLVNPRDNPIQSE; this is encoded by the coding sequence ATGTACTTGAATTCTCCCATTACTCAGTTTGAGAGTTTGTCATCGACCACAGAGCCAAACCCAGAGGAACCTGAAATAGAGAAAACGCCAGTGGAAGTTTCATTTAAAACTCCGTCATTACCGCCATCGGTAGGTGAAGGAGCTATATATCTTAATAACCGTGGTAATTCCCTGGCACTACAAAAGTCAGAAGAACTGCAAAGAACGCTTCTGGCACACCGACACGATCGCCAGCTTGTAATTCTGCAAGATTTTCCCGATCCTGATGCCCTTTCTTGTGCCTGGGCTTATCAGTTAATTGCCCAGCAATATGATATCAAATGTGAAATCATTTATGCCGGCGCATTAAGTCATCAAGAAAATATTGCCTTGGTAAGGTTGACTAATTTACCTATCCAACGCTGGACACCGCAAACCTTGAAAACCAAGGATTTGTCATGTTATCAAGGTTTTGTATTAATTGATAACCAGGGAACCACTTCACAGCTACTGTCAGCAGTGCAGCAAGCTGGAATTCCGCTAATAGTCCTCGTCGACCATCACAGTATCCAAGGCGATCTGCAATCAGAGTTTGAGGATATCCGCCCTTATGTCAGAGCGACGGCAACAATTTTTACCCAATACCTGCAAACGGGATTATTGGCATTAGATAGCAGCATAAATCAACACGTCAAATGCGCTACTGCTTTGATGCACGGCTTGCGATCGGATACAGATCGGTTAATGCAAGCGCAAGAAGAAGACTTTATGGCAGCTGCGTATTTAAGCCGATTTTATGACGCTCAACTGCTAAACGCCATTTTACAGGCGAATCGTTCTAAGCGGGTAATGGATGTGATCGAGCGATCGCTAAAAAATCGCATCGTCCAAAATAACTTTTCCATCGCTGGTGTTGGTTATTTACGCTACGAAGACCGTGACGCCATCCCCCAAGCAGCTGATTTTCTTGTTACTGAAGAAAACGTTCACACCGCCGTAGTTTACGGTATTGTTCACGATGAAGATGAAGAACTAGAAATAGTCATTGGCTCCCTGAGAACTAGCAAACTGACCCTTGACCCCGATGAATTCATCAAAGAAGCCTTTGGACAAGATAGTGCAGGGCGCTTTTTCGGCGGTGGAAGAACAAGCGCAGGCGGCTTTGAAATTCCAATGGGCTTTTTATCTGGCAGCAACGAAAATTCCGCTTATGCGAAAATGAAATGGGAAGTATTCGACGCTCAAATTAAGCAAAAACTGCTGAGGTTAGTTAATCCTAGAGATAACCCAATTCAGTCGGAGTAG
- a CDS encoding DUF3368 domain-containing protein, producing the protein MPNVIVDTSAVQYLYQLNLFDLLSNLYAQVIIPPSVASEIAQGLALGVSLPNLNAFTWVKTVPVSAEQLIPTLPNLGMGEREVISLAVNMTDALAILDDGLARAYAKELNIAFTGTLGILLKAKQAGHLNILSPLLDQLNSLGFRVDYETQRFVLKLAGEAS; encoded by the coding sequence GTGCCTAATGTGATTGTTGATACTTCAGCAGTGCAATATCTCTACCAGCTTAACTTATTTGATTTATTATCTAATTTGTATGCTCAAGTGATTATTCCGCCTAGTGTAGCTTCTGAGATAGCGCAGGGGCTTGCTCTTGGTGTTTCGCTACCTAACTTGAATGCTTTTACATGGGTAAAAACTGTTCCTGTCTCTGCCGAACAACTGATTCCTACTTTACCCAATTTGGGTATGGGTGAGCGTGAAGTTATTTCCCTTGCTGTAAATATGACGGATGCTCTAGCCATTTTAGACGATGGATTAGCTAGGGCTTATGCGAAGGAGTTAAATATTGCATTCACAGGTACTCTGGGTATTTTGCTCAAAGCAAAACAAGCAGGACATCTGAATATACTCTCCCCTTTGCTCGATCAGTTAAATTCTCTTGGTTTTCGTGTAGATTATGAAACACAGCGATTTGTTTTAAAACTTGCAGGTGAAGCTTCCTGA
- a CDS encoding HNH endonuclease: MGKVLVLNASYEPLNITSWRRAVVLLIKGKAERVEHNGKFLYSDFPLPTVIRLRHYVRVPYKEIPLTRRNILHRDGHACQYCGYTGDELTLDHVIPRSRGGGDSWENIVTACVRCNVKKGSRTPNEAHMPLRHPPRQPYSSLYFEVSKHLKSGLHTEWQKYVIGL; encoded by the coding sequence ATGGGGAAGGTTTTAGTCTTAAACGCCTCTTACGAACCTCTCAATATAACGAGTTGGCGTCGTGCTGTGGTTCTTTTAATTAAGGGCAAAGCAGAACGTGTGGAACATAACGGGAAATTCCTATACTCGGATTTTCCGTTACCAACCGTAATCAGGTTGCGTCATTACGTGCGTGTTCCTTATAAAGAAATTCCTCTGACTCGCCGAAATATATTGCACCGTGACGGTCATGCGTGTCAATACTGTGGTTATACAGGGGATGAGTTGACCCTAGACCATGTAATACCGCGATCGCGCGGCGGGGGTGATAGCTGGGAGAACATTGTGACTGCTTGTGTGCGTTGCAATGTTAAAAAAGGTAGTCGAACTCCAAATGAAGCTCACATGCCTTTACGTCATCCTCCTCGCCAACCTTATAGCAGCCTCTATTTCGAGGTTAGTAAACATCTTAAGAGTGGACTGCATACAGAGTGGCAAAAGTATGTTATAGGTCTTTGA
- a CDS encoding response regulator transcription factor — translation MSLTLLGTILIVEDSPSELELMSHYLKESGYNVIKASGAKEGLEKAVLEKPDAIVTDVVMPEMSGFELCRYLRRNPITAKVPIVICSSKNQEIDRLWAMRQGADAYITKPYTRELLLRTIKSVVILIND, via the coding sequence GTGAGTTTGACTTTACTTGGCACAATTCTAATTGTAGAAGATTCTCCCAGCGAATTAGAATTAATGAGCCATTATTTGAAAGAAAGTGGTTACAACGTAATTAAGGCAAGTGGTGCAAAAGAAGGTTTAGAAAAAGCTGTGTTAGAAAAACCAGATGCGATTGTTACTGATGTAGTAATGCCAGAAATGAGCGGATTTGAATTGTGTCGTTATCTGAGAAGAAATCCGATTACTGCAAAAGTGCCAATTGTAATTTGTAGTTCCAAAAATCAAGAAATTGACCGTTTATGGGCAATGAGACAAGGTGCAGATGCCTACATAACTAAACCATACACCCGTGAACTTCTGCTACGTACTATTAAATCAGTGGTAATTTTAATCAATGACTAG
- a CDS encoding chemotaxis protein CheW, with translation MTSINITLPSKETQNNLADGYLKFQLNQQTAAVLSMKHTQEAIIVPIESVTSMPNMPSCILGLMNWRSRIIWVVDLPRMLNLESLDYRLRQYSAIVIQVESLTLGLVVQEIKGTTKFISDDIHSPIGQVASSLVPYLCGCVVQQEEILLVLDAQAIVQSSILRSD, from the coding sequence ATGACTAGTATAAACATTACACTTCCTTCAAAAGAAACCCAAAATAATTTAGCAGACGGTTATCTAAAGTTTCAGCTAAATCAACAGACTGCTGCTGTTTTATCAATGAAACATACACAAGAAGCAATTATTGTACCTATTGAATCTGTAACCTCAATGCCTAATATGCCCAGTTGTATATTAGGATTAATGAATTGGCGGAGTCGGATAATTTGGGTTGTTGATTTGCCAAGAATGCTCAATTTAGAATCTTTAGATTATCGACTGCGACAATACAGTGCGATCGTTATCCAAGTGGAATCATTAACATTAGGTTTAGTTGTGCAAGAAATAAAAGGTACGACTAAGTTTATTTCTGATGATATTCATTCTCCTATCGGACAAGTGGCATCCAGTTTAGTTCCCTATTTATGTGGATGCGTTGTGCAACAAGAAGAAATATTACTGGTATTAGATGCTCAGGCAATTGTGCAGTCTTCTATTCTCCGCAGTGATTAG